Proteins encoded in a region of the Stieleria neptunia genome:
- a CDS encoding GspE/PulE family protein, which produces MRWAACKQFVEFFPIEFCRQHGLIVALDVHGKRALLASEPPAFELLDNVGRLLGSPLSYVAVPEDEIETLVDGAYEDRARGESRRAQEAVSLDELLQQPSDTRDDLLETDSRGPVVRLVNSLLLDAIQKCASDIHLQPFEATMIVRMRIDGVLIEVQRIPKSIQDEVVSRLKVAGQMNIAEKRLPQDGRATVCVGKRVIDLRLASMPTSFGERVVVRLLDKSARLYELSELGMDNRTQARFRDVVHAEHGLILVTGPTGSGKSTTLYAALKELDTSTRNAVTLEDPIEYQLEGISQTQINTKKGMTFASGLRSVLRQDPDIIMLGEIRDEETAMMAVQSSLTGHLVLSTLHTNDAASAITRMLDLGIEPYLVASSVLAVLAQRLVRRKCTDCEGIPGVECETCGGTRYRGRELISELLILNDGIRKLVQSRANASEIRDAGLRSGMQLLRDVGMEKVQAGITTQEEVERVTMRTSL; this is translated from the coding sequence ATGAGATGGGCAGCGTGTAAACAATTTGTAGAGTTCTTTCCAATTGAGTTCTGCCGGCAACATGGCCTAATTGTCGCCTTGGATGTCCACGGCAAGCGGGCACTTTTGGCCTCCGAGCCTCCCGCATTCGAGTTGTTGGACAACGTTGGACGATTATTGGGAAGCCCTTTGTCATACGTCGCAGTTCCGGAAGATGAAATTGAGACGCTGGTCGACGGGGCCTACGAGGATCGAGCGCGAGGTGAGTCGCGGCGTGCCCAGGAGGCGGTTTCCCTGGACGAGTTGCTACAGCAACCCTCTGATACGAGGGATGATTTGCTGGAAACGGATTCGCGTGGCCCAGTGGTTCGTCTAGTGAATTCATTGCTTTTGGATGCCATTCAGAAATGTGCGTCAGACATCCATTTGCAGCCATTTGAGGCAACGATGATTGTCCGAATGCGTATCGATGGGGTACTTATAGAGGTTCAGCGTATTCCCAAATCAATCCAAGACGAGGTGGTAAGTCGGCTGAAAGTGGCCGGACAAATGAATATTGCGGAGAAACGTTTGCCACAAGATGGACGCGCAACGGTTTGCGTTGGGAAGCGTGTTATCGATCTGCGTTTAGCCTCAATGCCGACAAGCTTTGGTGAGCGAGTCGTCGTCCGCCTGCTCGACAAAAGCGCCCGACTCTACGAGCTCTCTGAACTTGGCATGGATAATCGAACTCAAGCGAGGTTTCGAGACGTCGTTCACGCTGAGCATGGGCTTATCCTCGTGACCGGACCAACCGGGAGCGGAAAAAGCACGACATTATACGCGGCTTTAAAGGAGCTGGACACGAGCACACGCAATGCGGTGACTCTCGAAGATCCTATCGAATACCAGCTTGAGGGAATCAGCCAAACGCAGATCAATACTAAGAAAGGCATGACCTTCGCGAGCGGACTTAGGAGCGTGCTTCGTCAAGATCCTGACATTATCATGCTAGGAGAGATTCGCGACGAAGAAACGGCTATGATGGCCGTCCAATCGTCGCTCACGGGACACCTCGTATTGAGCACTCTCCACACCAATGACGCGGCCAGTGCGATCACCCGGATGCTGGATTTAGGGATTGAACCTTACCTCGTTGCAAGTAGCGTCCTCGCCGTCCTCGCTCAGAGACTGGTACGTCGGAAATGTACCGACTGCGAAGGAATACCGGGCGTTGAGTGCGAGACATGCGGTGGCACTCGCTACCGGGGGCGGGAACTGATATCAGAATTGCTCATTCTCAACGACGGGATTAGGAAACTGGTGCAATCGCGAGCGAATGCTAGTGAAATACGAGATGCGGGACTGCGGTCTGGCATGCAGTTACTCCGCGACGTGGGAATGGAAAAAGTCCAGGCAGGGATTACGACCCAGGAAGAGGTCGAGCGAGTCACGATGAGGACGTCGTTGTAG
- the tnpA gene encoding IS66 family insertion sequence element accessory protein TnpA — protein MSKSENAEIWAERLRRFELADTTVAAFCAAEGVSQPAYYYWRRKLRRSVIKAELKAASPPATFLPVAFPGQAEQLDAPRRALTTIDLPGGIRIRVEVPTMPQSEQRPEDRS, from the coding sequence ATGTCCAAATCCGAGAATGCCGAAATCTGGGCCGAGCGTTTGCGGCGTTTCGAACTGGCTGACACCACCGTCGCTGCGTTCTGTGCCGCCGAAGGCGTTTCCCAGCCGGCCTACTACTACTGGCGACGCAAACTGCGGCGGTCGGTGATCAAGGCTGAACTGAAGGCAGCGAGTCCGCCCGCTACATTCTTGCCCGTCGCTTTCCCTGGCCAAGCTGAGCAGCTTGACGCCCCACGTCGGGCATTGACCACCATCGACCTGCCCGGTGGGATTCGCATCCGGGTCGAAGTGCCGACGATGCCCCAATCCGAACAACGACCGGAGGATCGCTCATGA
- a CDS encoding ArnT family glycosyltransferase, producing MFGDWKAGPECRLISSTSVRVMRALLSKPMAACVITLLLSIHTALLVYSAKVHSPTWDEVGHLAAGLSHWELRKFELYSVNPPLVRTIAAAPVYLFCTPKMDWSYYRSDPTLRSEVYLGRRMIALNGIDSLRFFYIARLALIPLSLVGALFCFLWAKTLFGLDAGVAAVLLWSFSPNVLAYGSLITPDLGSSVAFLGACFTFWQWLERPAGALTLLLSLAMAIAMVTKSVWLGLPVLFGGILLLKIAKDYFSAGKSRHSAFRTLVLFGVAVAGSLVGVNACYGFRGSCRPLGSYQFLSQRLSGVELIRLPLNDCPECAPMVRTSMEPANRFASRWTGAIPIPLPENYTKGIDIQIRDFERGHYDGRWQSYLLGSWQQGGWWHYYLLGLVWKLPIPTLLAIIIAVVSSLLAKETASVRWGYVCLLVPATAFFIAVSASTGLNRYFRYCLPVLPTLLVFASQTAVRWHASTKRLAHGCLFSLFIACCIWLPVVSVRSNPHHLSYFNELGGGPSTGYQLLSDTSVDSGQDLLLLVKWLAERSPGEKPIYLAYFGSFSPSDIGIGFKLPPPRPSRRASGHPAYRREQLSPGWYVISKNYVAGHSMPVPSATATLHFHYFGPNAFSYFRHFPVVEEIGHSMNVYHITRADSERFAELVALNHISADR from the coding sequence GTGTTCGGCGACTGGAAAGCCGGTCCTGAGTGTCGTCTGATTTCTTCAACTTCTGTGCGGGTTATGCGGGCGCTTTTGTCAAAACCAATGGCGGCCTGCGTTATCACGCTGCTTCTCTCTATACACACTGCCCTGCTCGTCTACTCGGCCAAGGTGCACAGCCCGACGTGGGACGAAGTCGGACATCTAGCAGCCGGGCTGTCGCACTGGGAGCTCCGAAAGTTCGAGTTGTACAGTGTCAACCCGCCGTTGGTGCGGACCATTGCGGCTGCACCGGTTTACTTGTTCTGCACACCCAAGATGGACTGGTCCTACTACAGGTCAGACCCGACGCTCAGGAGTGAAGTTTATCTCGGTCGCCGGATGATTGCTCTCAATGGAATCGATTCCCTTCGCTTCTTCTATATCGCGCGTTTAGCGCTGATTCCTCTTTCGCTCGTCGGCGCGCTTTTTTGCTTCCTGTGGGCCAAAACTCTCTTCGGCCTTGATGCGGGAGTTGCAGCTGTTTTGCTATGGAGCTTCTCTCCGAACGTTCTTGCGTACGGCAGCCTCATTACACCCGATCTCGGTTCCAGTGTCGCTTTTCTCGGAGCTTGCTTTACGTTTTGGCAATGGCTTGAAAGACCAGCCGGTGCACTCACTCTACTACTTTCGCTAGCGATGGCGATCGCCATGGTCACGAAGAGCGTCTGGCTGGGGCTTCCCGTTTTGTTCGGGGGGATTTTGCTCTTAAAGATCGCAAAGGACTACTTCTCGGCGGGCAAAAGCCGGCATTCAGCGTTTCGTACACTCGTCTTATTCGGAGTTGCCGTTGCCGGTTCGCTTGTGGGCGTGAATGCTTGCTATGGATTCCGGGGTAGCTGTAGGCCATTGGGAAGCTACCAATTCCTGAGCCAACGACTTTCAGGCGTTGAACTGATTCGCCTCCCCTTAAACGACTGTCCTGAGTGCGCACCAATGGTACGCACGTCAATGGAGCCTGCAAATCGCTTTGCCAGTCGATGGACAGGCGCCATTCCGATACCGCTTCCTGAGAATTATACGAAAGGCATTGATATCCAAATTCGTGACTTCGAGCGTGGACACTACGACGGAAGATGGCAAAGCTATCTGCTTGGCTCGTGGCAGCAAGGCGGATGGTGGCACTATTACTTGCTCGGCCTTGTGTGGAAGCTCCCGATACCAACTCTACTGGCGATAATTATCGCAGTCGTTTCGTCCCTATTAGCAAAAGAGACAGCTTCCGTTCGGTGGGGATATGTCTGCCTTCTTGTTCCAGCGACTGCATTTTTTATTGCGGTGAGTGCGAGCACGGGCTTAAATCGCTATTTTAGATACTGCTTGCCGGTACTTCCCACGCTGCTAGTTTTTGCATCGCAGACTGCGGTTCGTTGGCACGCTTCCACCAAGCGACTTGCACACGGATGTTTGTTTTCGCTTTTCATCGCGTGTTGCATCTGGCTTCCTGTGGTGTCCGTTCGCAGCAACCCACATCATCTCAGCTATTTCAATGAACTCGGGGGGGGGCCTTCAACGGGCTATCAGCTTCTTTCCGACACCAGTGTCGACAGTGGCCAGGACTTGCTTTTGCTTGTGAAATGGCTGGCCGAGCGTTCCCCCGGAGAAAAGCCTATATATCTTGCGTATTTTGGTTCGTTCAGCCCATCTGATATTGGAATTGGCTTCAAGCTTCCTCCGCCCCGACCGAGCAGAAGAGCTTCTGGACACCCGGCTTACCGTCGCGAGCAACTAAGCCCTGGCTGGTACGTGATCAGCAAAAACTACGTGGCGGGCCACTCGATGCCCGTCCCAAGTGCAACTGCAACACTTCATTTCCACTACTTCGGCCCCAATGCATTTTCTTATTTCAGGCACTTTCCGGTCGTGGAGGAAATTGGGCACTCGATGAATGTTTACCACATAACACGAGCGGACTCCGAACGATTTGCGGAGCTTGTTGCGTTAAACCACATCTCTGCCGACCGTTAG
- the gspG gene encoding type II secretion system major pseudopilin GspG yields the protein MYWRDRRSFEQRNAAYVSSKAFPKKGFTLVELMVVIVIIGLLSGVVTISVRSYLIRSKQNIARLEISKISQGLETFYTTYDRYPSSQEGLAVLAQSSDDFVDGIIPFVPLDPWDNPYEYVSPGRSSAYEVTCYGADNREGGSGADKDITSSELQQRGQQR from the coding sequence ATGTATTGGCGGGATAGGCGGAGTTTTGAGCAACGTAATGCAGCTTATGTCTCGTCGAAGGCGTTTCCCAAAAAGGGCTTTACGTTGGTTGAATTGATGGTTGTAATCGTGATTATTGGCTTGCTGTCGGGGGTTGTCACGATCAGTGTTCGCAGCTATCTCATTCGTAGCAAGCAAAACATTGCGAGGCTTGAGATCAGCAAAATTTCCCAAGGACTAGAAACGTTCTACACAACGTACGACCGCTATCCGAGTAGTCAAGAAGGACTTGCGGTGCTGGCTCAATCAAGTGACGACTTCGTTGACGGCATCATTCCATTTGTACCATTGGATCCGTGGGACAACCCCTATGAATATGTAAGCCCAGGAAGATCGAGTGCATACGAAGTCACGTGCTATGGCGCTGACAACCGGGAGGGTGGGAGTGGTGCCGACAAAGACATCACCAGCAGCGAATTGCAGCAACGAGGGCAGCAACGTTAG
- a CDS encoding type II secretion system F family protein, which yields MATYAYRASDKQGNRKRGTISAASGRHARQQLRTQGLTIESVKERQSTTPSPVSQYARNRSTRYRSQLTIAVRELATLLQAGVPLLDALDSILTQSRGGFRDAMLSVRDKVASGESLGNAMASERHIFDEMIIGMIGVGEHVGNLDEVCEQVAEFRERSNELKDRVVSAMLYPAIIFAVSIAVTVFLMTAVVPMLLQNLVEIGRPLPTPTLVLKWLSDTLLDHGIWVCSATALLAASLLGYSMTAKGRRKLDEIILSTPVLGTLVQKQALSRIAIVISTLLRSGVELVDALEIAERSSTNGLLKSALAEMQFDLRNGKNLLEATERHRIISRAMCQVFLLGQQSGQLDTMLSRLGRDYSRQAELLANRLTTIVEPVLLLFLSVVVGFILFATVLPIMEAGNVLAG from the coding sequence ATGGCCACCTATGCATATCGCGCGAGTGACAAACAGGGCAATCGCAAACGTGGTACGATCAGCGCGGCGAGCGGACGCCATGCTCGACAGCAACTGCGCACGCAAGGTCTGACCATTGAATCCGTCAAGGAACGGCAGTCGACAACGCCAAGCCCCGTCTCTCAGTATGCCCGCAATCGCTCCACGCGGTACCGGTCTCAGCTAACGATTGCGGTGCGTGAACTCGCGACTCTGCTTCAGGCAGGAGTTCCTTTGCTCGACGCTCTTGATTCAATCCTCACGCAATCACGAGGCGGCTTTCGTGACGCAATGCTATCGGTTCGGGATAAAGTTGCGAGCGGAGAAAGCCTCGGCAACGCAATGGCCAGCGAACGCCACATCTTCGACGAAATGATCATTGGCATGATTGGCGTAGGGGAGCACGTTGGAAATCTTGACGAAGTCTGTGAGCAGGTTGCGGAATTCCGGGAACGATCCAACGAGCTCAAGGATCGAGTTGTCTCTGCAATGCTGTACCCCGCAATTATTTTTGCGGTATCGATCGCGGTCACCGTTTTCCTGATGACCGCTGTTGTCCCTATGCTGCTTCAGAATCTTGTTGAAATCGGTCGGCCATTACCTACTCCGACACTGGTCCTGAAGTGGCTAAGCGATACGCTCCTGGATCACGGCATTTGGGTTTGTAGCGCAACAGCCCTGCTAGCTGCCAGTCTGCTTGGGTATTCGATGACGGCAAAAGGACGCAGGAAATTGGATGAGATTATTCTTTCAACCCCCGTTCTCGGGACCTTGGTTCAAAAACAGGCATTAAGTCGAATCGCCATCGTCATTAGTACGCTTTTGAGGAGCGGAGTCGAACTGGTGGATGCCTTGGAAATTGCGGAGCGATCATCGACAAACGGTCTTTTGAAGTCTGCACTTGCTGAAATGCAGTTTGATTTGAGGAACGGAAAGAATCTGCTGGAAGCGACTGAGCGGCACCGTATAATCTCACGCGCGATGTGTCAGGTCTTCTTACTTGGCCAACAGAGTGGCCAGTTGGATACAATGCTTTCCAGGTTGGGGCGCGACTACAGTCGTCAGGCTGAACTGCTAGCAAATCGCCTCACCACGATCGTTGAGCCAGTCCTGCTACTGTTTCTTTCAGTGGTGGTCGGGTTCATTCTCTTCGCGACAGTTCTTCCCATTATGGAGGCCGGAAATGTATTGGCGGGATAG